The following are encoded together in the Bradyrhizobium genosp. L genome:
- a CDS encoding alpha-amylase family protein, which translates to MIDDLWYKNGVIYCLSVGTYMDANGDGIGDFGGLLRRLDYLHGLGITTIWLMPFQPSPGKDDGYDISDYYGVDPRYGTLGDFVEFTHGCAQRGMRVIIDLVVNHTSDQHAWFQSARSAKDSPYRDWYVWADKRPANANTGMVFPGVQKSTWTRDKKAGAWYFHRFYDFQPDLNTSNPHVQAELLKIMGFWIQLGVSGFRMDAVPFVIATKGASVRKPVEQYDMLRSFREFLQWRQGNAIILAEANVLPETDMEYFGRDGDRMQMMFNFHVNQHLFYALASADTRPLAKALVATKPRPATAQWGLFLRNHDELDLGRLTKAQRETVFKAFGPDKSMQLYDRGIRRRLAPMLGGDRRRLELAYSLMCTLPGTPVIRYGDEIGMGDDLALPERHCARTPMQWSTEPHAGFTESDRPCLPVIDKGAYGYEHVNAAKQRRDPNSLLNWTERVIRMRKEVPEVGWGDFKVIATRDPAVLIVRYDWRNNSVLFIHNLAEQPREVAFSVGLPDDAGEHLINLLSEDHSHADDRGRHKLLIEGYGYRWYRVGGLDYLLKRSDIDTKTPRTLR; encoded by the coding sequence GTGATCGACGACCTCTGGTACAAGAACGGCGTGATCTACTGCCTCTCCGTCGGCACCTACATGGACGCCAACGGCGACGGCATCGGCGATTTCGGGGGCCTGCTGCGGCGGCTGGACTATCTGCACGGGCTCGGCATCACCACGATCTGGCTGATGCCGTTTCAGCCCTCGCCCGGCAAGGACGACGGCTACGATATCTCGGATTATTACGGCGTCGATCCGCGCTACGGCACGCTCGGCGATTTCGTCGAATTCACCCATGGCTGCGCGCAGCGTGGCATGCGCGTGATCATCGACCTCGTCGTCAATCACACTTCGGACCAGCACGCCTGGTTTCAATCGGCGCGCAGCGCAAAGGATTCGCCCTATCGCGACTGGTATGTCTGGGCCGACAAGCGGCCCGCCAACGCCAATACCGGCATGGTGTTTCCCGGCGTGCAGAAATCGACGTGGACGCGGGACAAGAAGGCAGGCGCCTGGTACTTCCACCGCTTCTACGATTTCCAGCCCGACCTCAACACATCAAACCCGCATGTCCAGGCCGAGCTCCTCAAGATCATGGGATTCTGGATCCAGCTCGGCGTTTCCGGCTTCCGCATGGACGCCGTGCCTTTCGTGATCGCGACCAAGGGCGCTTCGGTTCGCAAGCCGGTCGAGCAATACGACATGCTGCGGTCGTTCCGCGAATTCCTGCAATGGCGCCAGGGCAATGCGATCATCCTGGCCGAAGCCAACGTGCTGCCCGAGACCGACATGGAGTATTTCGGCCGCGACGGCGACCGGATGCAGATGATGTTCAATTTCCATGTCAACCAGCATCTGTTCTACGCGCTGGCGTCCGCCGATACACGGCCGTTGGCAAAAGCGCTGGTCGCGACAAAGCCGCGGCCGGCAACGGCGCAATGGGGCCTGTTCCTCCGCAACCATGATGAGCTCGACCTCGGCCGCCTCACCAAGGCGCAGCGCGAGACGGTGTTCAAGGCGTTCGGCCCAGACAAGAGCATGCAACTCTATGACCGCGGCATCCGACGCCGTCTGGCGCCGATGCTGGGCGGCGACCGCAGGCGGCTGGAGCTCGCCTACAGCCTGATGTGCACGCTGCCCGGCACGCCCGTGATCCGCTACGGCGACGAGATCGGCATGGGCGATGACCTTGCCCTGCCCGAACGCCACTGCGCGCGCACGCCGATGCAGTGGTCGACCGAACCGCACGCCGGCTTCACCGAAAGCGATCGGCCATGCCTGCCGGTGATCGACAAGGGGGCGTATGGCTATGAGCACGTCAACGCGGCCAAGCAACGGCGCGACCCGAATTCGCTGCTGAACTGGACCGAACGCGTCATCCGGATGCGCAAGGAGGTCCCCGAGGTCGGCTGGGGCGACTTCAAGGTGATTGCAACCCGCGATCCGGCGGTACTGATTGTCCGCTACGACTGGCGCAACAACTCGGTGCTGTTCATCCACAATCTCGCCGAGCAGCCGCGCGAGGTCGCTTTCTCCGTCGGACTGCCTGACGATGCCGGAGAGCATCTGATCAACCTGCTGAGCGAGGACCACAGCCACGCCGACGACCGCGGCCGCCACAAGCTCCTGATCGAGGGCTACGGCTACCGCTGGTACCGGGTGGGCGGGCTCGACTATCTGCTCAAGCGCAGCGACATCGACACCAAGACGCCGCGCACGCTACGTTAG
- a CDS encoding ABC transporter ATP-binding protein, which translates to MQQSETGQGQTPAADPSGPAAIDVAHLVKLYKTTRAVDDISFRIARGSITGLLGGNGAGKTTTIAMIMGLVLPTSGTVQVLGAKIPEQRYAVLGRMNFESPYVDMPMRLTVRQNLTTFGRLYSVRHLRKRIEQLAADLDLGDFLDRANGKLSAGQKTRVALAKALINEPDLLLLDEPTASLDPDTADWVRQHLETYRKTHNATILLASHNMLEVERLCDRVIIMKRGKIEDDDSPEAIMARYNRDTMEEVFLDVARGRVREGAP; encoded by the coding sequence ATGCAGCAGAGTGAGACAGGTCAGGGGCAAACCCCCGCCGCCGATCCGAGCGGACCGGCGGCGATCGATGTCGCGCATCTGGTCAAGCTCTACAAGACGACGCGCGCGGTCGACGACATCTCGTTCCGCATTGCGCGCGGCAGCATCACCGGCCTGCTCGGCGGCAATGGCGCCGGCAAGACCACGACGATCGCGATGATCATGGGCCTGGTGCTGCCGACCTCAGGCACCGTCCAGGTGCTCGGCGCAAAAATCCCCGAGCAGCGCTATGCCGTGCTCGGCCGGATGAACTTCGAGAGCCCCTATGTCGATATGCCGATGCGGCTCACGGTGCGGCAGAACCTCACCACATTCGGACGCCTGTATTCCGTCAGGCATCTGCGCAAGCGGATCGAGCAGCTCGCCGCCGACCTCGATCTCGGGGATTTTCTCGATCGTGCCAACGGCAAGCTCTCGGCCGGACAGAAGACCCGGGTCGCGCTGGCCAAGGCGCTGATCAACGAGCCGGACCTGCTGCTGCTGGACGAGCCGACCGCCTCGCTCGATCCTGACACCGCCGATTGGGTGCGGCAGCATCTGGAGACTTACCGCAAGACCCACAATGCGACGATCCTGCTTGCGTCGCACAACATGCTGGAGGTCGAGCGTTTGTGCGACCGCGTCATCATCATGAAGCGCGGCAAGATCGAGGACGACGACAGTCCCGAGGCGATCATGGCGCGCTACAACCGCGACACGATGGAGGAGGTGTTCCTCGACGTCGCGCGCGGCCGGGTGCGGGAGGGCGCACCATGA
- a CDS encoding MBL fold metallo-hydrolase: MDDTTETKPENKPKAGAIIVPVTLFEQNCTIIWHEPTKKAVVIDPGGDVPKIQAAIKQTGVTVEKIWLTHGHIDHVGGAAELRDALQVKIEGPHIADKYLLENVVSSGERFGMTDVRNFGPDRWLDEGDQVSIGDLTFDILHCPGHSPGSVVFFNKELRFAHVGDVLFAGSVGRTDLPGGSHPMLIQSIKEKLLPLGDDVGFICGHGAGSSIGQERMTNPFLTGEM, encoded by the coding sequence ATGGATGACACAACCGAAACCAAACCCGAGAACAAACCGAAAGCCGGCGCGATCATCGTGCCGGTAACGCTGTTCGAGCAGAACTGCACCATCATCTGGCACGAGCCGACCAAGAAGGCCGTGGTGATCGACCCCGGCGGCGATGTGCCGAAGATCCAGGCTGCGATCAAGCAGACCGGCGTGACGGTCGAGAAGATCTGGCTGACCCACGGCCATATCGATCACGTCGGTGGCGCCGCGGAGTTGCGCGACGCGCTGCAGGTCAAGATCGAAGGTCCGCATATCGCGGACAAGTACCTGCTCGAGAACGTCGTCTCGAGCGGAGAGCGGTTTGGCATGACGGACGTGCGCAATTTCGGCCCCGACCGCTGGCTCGACGAGGGCGACCAGGTCTCGATCGGCGACCTCACCTTCGACATCCTGCATTGCCCCGGCCATTCGCCCGGCAGCGTGGTGTTCTTCAACAAGGAGCTGCGCTTCGCCCATGTCGGCGACGTCTTGTTCGCCGGTTCGGTCGGGCGTACCGACCTGCCCGGCGGCAGTCATCCGATGCTGATCCAGTCGATCAAGGAGAAGCTGCTGCCGCTCGGCGACGATGTCGGCTTCATCTGCGGCCATGGCGCGGGATCGAGCATCGGGCAGGAGCGGATGACGAATCCGTTCCTGACCGGCGAGATGTGA
- a CDS encoding alpha-amylase family glycosyl hydrolase — translation MDHDDRDWWRHGIFYQVYPRSFQDSDGDGVGDLRGIITRLPYLTRLGVDAVWLSPIFPSPMADFGYDISDYTGIDPLFGTMEDFDELVAAAHDAGLKLILDLVPNHTSDQHPWFIEAKSGRDDPKRDWYIWRDGAPDGGPPNNWLSEFGGSAWAYDEASGQYYYHAFLAEQPDLNWRNPQVREAIYEVMRSWLRKGVDGFRVDVIWHLIKDADFRDNPPNPHYREGRPPHERILTQYSTDQLEVHEVISEMRRVTEEFDGRVLIGEIYLPLHRLVAYYGNDLRGAQMPFNFALLSTLWSARSVEKIIADYEKALPPGAWPNWVLGNHDRPRVASRVGPAQAGVAAMLLLTLRGTPTLYYGDEIGMRQLTIAPDQVRDPFEKNVPGIGVGRDGCRTPMQWSSGRNAGFSMAKPWLPLAHDFAADNVASLEAERASILNLYKALIALRRELPQLVHGSYEPVTAHGDVLLYRRRSAAGAIAVIALNFGGQPAAITSSAIGFSNQILLSTFMDREGEKVEGMLDLRANEGVILGPPRAGLEPSRED, via the coding sequence ATGGATCACGACGACAGGGACTGGTGGCGGCACGGCATCTTCTATCAGGTCTATCCGCGCTCCTTTCAGGACAGCGACGGTGACGGCGTCGGCGATCTCAGGGGCATCATCACGCGGCTGCCCTATCTGACGCGGCTTGGCGTCGATGCGGTCTGGCTGTCGCCGATCTTCCCGTCGCCGATGGCCGATTTCGGCTACGACATCTCCGACTACACCGGCATCGATCCGTTGTTCGGGACGATGGAGGATTTCGACGAACTGGTTGCGGCCGCGCACGATGCCGGCCTCAAGCTGATCCTCGATCTGGTGCCGAACCACACCTCAGACCAGCATCCCTGGTTCATCGAAGCGAAGAGCGGGCGCGATGACCCGAAGCGCGATTGGTACATCTGGCGCGACGGCGCGCCCGACGGCGGTCCGCCCAACAACTGGCTGTCTGAATTCGGCGGCAGCGCCTGGGCCTATGACGAGGCCTCGGGCCAATATTATTATCACGCCTTCCTCGCCGAGCAGCCCGATCTCAACTGGCGCAATCCGCAGGTGCGGGAGGCGATCTACGAGGTGATGCGCTCCTGGCTGCGCAAGGGCGTCGACGGCTTCCGCGTCGACGTGATCTGGCACCTGATCAAGGACGCGGATTTCCGTGACAATCCGCCGAACCCGCATTATCGCGAGGGTCGGCCGCCGCATGAAAGGATTCTCACCCAATATTCGACGGATCAGCTCGAGGTGCACGAGGTCATCAGCGAGATGCGCCGCGTCACCGAGGAGTTCGACGGCCGGGTGCTGATCGGCGAGATCTATCTGCCGCTGCACCGGCTGGTCGCCTATTACGGCAACGATCTGCGCGGTGCGCAGATGCCGTTCAACTTCGCACTGCTGTCGACCTTGTGGAGCGCGCGCTCGGTCGAGAAGATCATCGCCGACTACGAGAAGGCGCTGCCGCCCGGCGCGTGGCCGAACTGGGTGCTCGGCAATCACGACCGGCCGCGGGTGGCGAGCCGGGTCGGGCCGGCGCAGGCGGGCGTCGCGGCGATGCTGCTGCTGACCTTGCGCGGCACACCGACGCTCTATTACGGCGACGAGATCGGCATGCGCCAGCTCACCATCGCGCCGGACCAGGTACGCGATCCCTTCGAGAAGAACGTGCCCGGCATCGGCGTCGGCCGCGACGGCTGCCGCACGCCGATGCAATGGAGCAGCGGGCGCAATGCCGGTTTCTCGATGGCAAAGCCGTGGCTGCCGCTGGCGCATGATTTCGCCGCCGACAACGTCGCGAGCCTCGAGGCGGAGCGGGCGTCGATCCTCAATCTCTACAAGGCGTTGATCGCGCTGCGCCGCGAGCTGCCGCAGCTCGTCCATGGCAGCTACGAGCCGGTGACGGCGCATGGCGACGTGCTGCTCTATCGCCGGCGCAGCGCGGCCGGCGCAATTGCGGTGATCGCGCTGAATTTCGGCGGTCAGCCCGCTGCGATCACCTCGAGCGCAATCGGCTTCAGCAACCAGATCCTGCTGTCGACCTTCATGGACCGCGAGGGCGAGAAGGTCGAAGGCATGCTCGATCTGCGCGCCAATGAGGGCGTGATCCTGGGGCCGCCGCGGGCAGGCTTGGAGCCGTCCCGGGAAGACTAA
- a CDS encoding ActR/PrrA/RegA family redox response regulator transcription factor has translation MNAIAELNDHADKSLLIVEDDKPFLERLSRAMETRGFAVKSCDTVSDGLAEIGRAAPAFAVVDLRLGDGNGLDVVSALKRKRPDARAIVLTGYGNIATAVTAVKMGAVDYLSKPADADDVVAALLATGTEKSELPTNPMSADRVRWEHIQRIYEMCNRNVSETARRLNMHRRTLQRILAKRAPR, from the coding sequence GTGAACGCCATCGCTGAACTGAATGACCACGCCGACAAGTCGCTTCTCATCGTCGAGGACGACAAGCCGTTCCTGGAGCGCCTGTCGCGCGCCATGGAGACGCGGGGCTTCGCGGTGAAGTCATGCGACACGGTGTCCGACGGCCTCGCCGAGATCGGCCGCGCCGCGCCCGCCTTTGCGGTCGTCGACCTCAGGCTCGGCGACGGCAATGGCCTCGATGTCGTCTCGGCGCTGAAGCGCAAGCGCCCCGACGCGCGCGCGATCGTGCTGACCGGCTATGGCAACATCGCCACCGCGGTCACCGCGGTGAAGATGGGCGCCGTCGACTATCTCTCGAAGCCCGCCGACGCCGATGACGTGGTGGCCGCACTGCTGGCGACCGGCACCGAGAAGTCCGAGCTGCCGACCAATCCGATGTCGGCCGACCGCGTCCGCTGGGAGCACATCCAGCGCATCTACGAGATGTGCAACCGCAACGTCTCGGAGACTGCACGCCGGCTCAACATGCATCGGCGTACCTTGCAGCGCATCCTGGCGAAGCGCGCGCCGAGGTAA
- a CDS encoding ActS/PrrB/RegB family redox-sensitive histidine kinase — translation MTDVVASDFRQPRSSVRLDTILRLRWLAALGQLVAIFVVAQGLEFDLPIVECVCIVAFSAMLNLALQIAFNPMQRLEPSYAAALLALNIVELGGLLYFTGGLQNPFSFLFLAPVLISATVLPIRLTIALGCLAVASASALFFYHLPLPWDGDDPLVLPPIYLVGVWLSILLAIGVTSLYAFQVTEESRQLSNALAATELVLTREQHLTQLDGLAAAAAHELGTPLSTIFLISRELEKTVHDPAIAGDLKTVREQAQRCRDILSKIAQLSASGAPFDNMKLSTLIEESVAPHRDFGVNIKVRLAVAATSEPVVARNPAILYGVGNILENAVDFAHQTVEVNAWWNAETVEIVISDDGPGIAPDMLKRIGEPYLSRRKAVDEAQNDRGGLGLGVFIARTLLERTGAKVSFTNRIFPDHGAVVQIVWPRERFEDETNEPAS, via the coding sequence ATGACCGACGTCGTCGCCTCCGATTTTCGCCAGCCCCGCAGCTCGGTCCGCCTGGATACGATCCTGCGGCTGCGCTGGCTCGCCGCGCTCGGCCAGCTCGTCGCGATCTTCGTCGTGGCCCAGGGGCTGGAATTCGACCTCCCGATCGTGGAGTGCGTCTGCATCGTCGCCTTTTCGGCGATGCTCAATCTGGCGCTGCAGATCGCCTTCAACCCGATGCAGCGGCTGGAGCCGTCCTATGCGGCGGCGCTGCTCGCGCTCAACATCGTCGAGCTCGGCGGGTTGCTCTATTTCACCGGCGGCCTGCAGAACCCGTTCTCGTTCCTGTTCCTGGCGCCGGTGCTGATCTCGGCGACCGTGCTGCCGATCCGGCTCACCATCGCGCTCGGCTGCCTCGCGGTCGCCTCGGCCTCGGCGCTGTTCTTCTATCATCTGCCGTTGCCATGGGATGGCGACGACCCGCTGGTGCTCCCGCCGATCTACCTGGTCGGCGTCTGGCTCTCGATCCTGCTCGCGATCGGCGTCACCAGCCTCTATGCCTTCCAGGTGACGGAGGAATCGCGCCAGCTCTCCAATGCGCTGGCCGCGACCGAACTGGTGCTGACGCGCGAACAGCATCTGACCCAGCTCGACGGTCTCGCCGCCGCTGCCGCGCACGAACTCGGCACGCCGCTGTCGACGATCTTCCTGATCTCGCGCGAGCTCGAGAAGACGGTGCATGATCCGGCTATCGCCGGCGACCTCAAGACCGTGCGCGAGCAGGCGCAGCGCTGCCGCGACATCCTGAGCAAGATCGCGCAACTGTCCGCGAGCGGCGCGCCGTTCGACAACATGAAGCTGTCGACCCTGATCGAGGAGTCGGTGGCGCCGCATCGCGACTTCGGCGTCAACATCAAGGTGCGGCTTGCTGTCGCAGCCACGTCCGAGCCGGTCGTCGCGCGCAATCCGGCGATCCTCTATGGCGTCGGCAACATCCTGGAAAATGCCGTCGATTTCGCGCATCAGACCGTTGAGGTGAATGCCTGGTGGAATGCAGAAACCGTCGAGATCGTGATCTCCGACGACGGCCCGGGAATCGCGCCCGACATGCTGAAGCGGATCGGCGAACCGTATTTGTCGCGGCGGAAAGCCGTGGATGAGGCGCAAAATGACCGCGGCGGCCTCGGTCTTGGGGTTTTCATCGCACGAACGCTGCTGGAACGCACCGGCGCAAAAGTCTCGTTTACCAATCGCATCTTTCCCGATCACGGCGCCGTGGTGCAGATCGTCTGGCCGCGCGAACGTTTCGAGGACGAGACGAACGAGCCCGCATCTTAA
- a CDS encoding extracellular catalytic domain type 1 short-chain-length polyhydroxyalkanoate depolymerase, with the protein MSLVNNVEFLRHLPKMNAFSGLGALAPAVPTPLVETTEFGANPGDLKMFSVVPAQLARSPALVVVLHGCGQTAAGYDLGAGWSTLAAHYGFALLMPEQQAANNGNTCFNWFNPQDIARGEGEAASIRQMIAHMVAAHDIDPRRIYVTGLSAGGAMASVMLATYPDVFAGGAIVAGLPFGIAADLREALQAMMQSTTLSAPELGDFVRHASKHKGPWPKISVWHGSADRTVSPANADAIVRQWLDVHGLPLTAMSTSDVDGYPREVWWNADGETLVESYSIVDMAHGTPLGLAANDERYGVEGAFLIEAGISSSYQIAEFFGLTGQLRQPQIAPTGIPRERADTVSMTLSVPSAEPDAGAVSGGRSTVPQAARSNRVDVGRIITRALTAAGLIK; encoded by the coding sequence TTGTCACTCGTCAACAACGTCGAATTTCTGCGTCATCTGCCGAAGATGAACGCGTTTAGCGGCTTGGGCGCGCTCGCGCCGGCCGTGCCGACGCCGCTCGTCGAGACGACGGAATTCGGCGCCAACCCCGGCGATCTGAAGATGTTCTCCGTCGTGCCCGCGCAGCTCGCGCGGTCACCCGCACTTGTCGTCGTGCTGCACGGCTGCGGTCAGACAGCCGCGGGTTATGATCTCGGCGCCGGCTGGTCGACGCTCGCTGCGCATTACGGTTTTGCACTGTTGATGCCGGAGCAGCAGGCCGCCAACAATGGCAACACCTGTTTCAACTGGTTCAATCCGCAGGATATCGCGCGCGGCGAGGGCGAAGCCGCCTCGATCCGGCAGATGATCGCGCATATGGTCGCCGCGCACGACATCGATCCCAGGCGCATCTATGTGACCGGGCTGTCCGCCGGCGGCGCGATGGCCTCCGTCATGCTCGCGACTTATCCGGATGTGTTTGCAGGCGGCGCGATCGTCGCCGGCCTGCCGTTCGGCATCGCTGCCGATCTGCGCGAAGCGCTCCAGGCCATGATGCAGTCGACGACGCTGTCCGCGCCGGAGCTCGGCGATTTCGTGCGTCACGCTTCGAAGCACAAGGGTCCTTGGCCGAAGATTTCGGTGTGGCACGGCAGCGCCGACCGCACAGTCAGCCCCGCCAATGCGGACGCGATCGTCCGGCAGTGGCTCGATGTACACGGCCTGCCGCTGACCGCGATGTCGACGAGCGATGTCGACGGTTATCCTCGCGAGGTCTGGTGGAACGCCGACGGCGAGACGCTGGTCGAATCCTACAGCATCGTCGACATGGCGCATGGCACGCCGCTTGGGCTCGCCGCCAATGACGAGCGCTACGGAGTCGAGGGCGCGTTCCTGATCGAGGCCGGGATCTCCTCGTCCTATCAGATTGCCGAGTTCTTCGGCCTGACCGGTCAACTGCGTCAGCCGCAGATCGCGCCGACCGGAATCCCGCGCGAGCGCGCCGATACCGTCTCGATGACCCTCTCGGTGCCGTCGGCGGAGCCCGATGCCGGTGCAGTGTCGGGCGGGCGCAGCACCGTGCCGCAAGCGGCGCGCAGCAACCGCGTCGATGTCGGCCGCATCATCACGCGGGCGCTGACGGCCGCGGGACTGATCAAGTAG
- a CDS encoding RMD1 family protein gives MTQASKSPLAGPRTTARAFFVADRISTSGLERGDVLATTPLAFRVNDNGVAILFRYGVVVLIGLNALEEDEFLRSLQSRMTGQFTRREEEIAIIELAPEKDDQIPPGGPIYLQSLSPERLILVGEALAKSVVLARHEREVAAVFDTTEPFARGLAKNGQISGGRVAILKHIGNALSVRHRVAGPVEIAEKPDILWDKPQLERLYSRLEDEYELKERAESLNRKLAVISETAQVLTDIIDTSRSLRLELIIVFLILFEVLITIYQLAMSRH, from the coding sequence ATGACCCAGGCTTCCAAATCGCCGCTTGCCGGGCCCCGCACCACTGCCCGCGCCTTTTTCGTCGCGGATCGCATCAGCACGTCCGGCCTGGAGCGCGGCGACGTCCTGGCCACGACGCCATTGGCGTTCCGCGTTAACGACAATGGCGTGGCGATCCTGTTTCGTTACGGCGTCGTCGTCCTGATCGGGCTCAACGCGCTGGAGGAGGACGAATTCCTGCGTAGCCTGCAATCGCGCATGACGGGTCAGTTCACCCGGCGCGAGGAGGAGATTGCGATCATCGAGCTGGCGCCCGAGAAGGACGACCAGATTCCGCCGGGCGGTCCGATCTATCTGCAGAGCCTGTCGCCGGAGCGGCTGATCCTGGTCGGCGAAGCGCTGGCCAAGAGCGTGGTGCTGGCGCGACACGAGCGCGAGGTCGCGGCCGTGTTCGACACCACCGAGCCATTCGCGCGCGGGCTCGCCAAGAATGGGCAGATCAGCGGCGGCCGCGTCGCGATCCTCAAGCACATCGGCAATGCATTGTCGGTCCGCCACCGTGTCGCCGGCCCGGTGGAGATCGCCGAGAAGCCGGACATCCTTTGGGACAAGCCGCAGCTCGAGCGGCTCTATTCCCGGCTCGAGGATGAATACGAGTTGAAGGAGCGGGCGGAATCCCTGAACCGCAAGCTCGCCGTCATCTCAGAGACCGCGCAGGTCCTGACCGACATCATCGACACCAGCCGCTCGCTGCGGCTGGAGCTGATCATCGTCTTCCTGATCCTGTTCGAGGTGCTGATCACGATCTATCAGCTCGCAATGTCGAGACATTGA
- a CDS encoding MmcB family DNA repair protein, which yields MESPARQIALVPAPDRRQSETALAIARGTARLLRSLGFSCISELPLPSGRRADLVALNERGEIWIVEIKSSVEDLRADQKWQDYRMHCDRLFFAFTQDLPCEIFPEDTGLIIADAYGAHLHCEAPEHRLPAARRKAMTVRFAMAAAQRINRLVDPQGHEF from the coding sequence ATGGAATCGCCCGCCCGCCAGATCGCGCTCGTGCCCGCGCCCGACCGACGCCAGTCGGAGACCGCGCTCGCGATCGCGCGCGGTACCGCGAGGCTTCTGAGATCGCTGGGATTTTCCTGCATCAGCGAACTGCCGCTGCCGTCCGGCCGCAGGGCCGATCTGGTCGCGCTGAACGAGCGCGGCGAGATCTGGATCGTCGAGATCAAATCGTCGGTCGAGGATTTGCGTGCCGACCAGAAATGGCAGGACTACCGGATGCATTGCGACCGGCTGTTCTTCGCCTTCACGCAGGACCTGCCGTGCGAGATCTTTCCCGAAGACACCGGCCTGATCATCGCGGACGCCTACGGCGCGCATCTGCATTGCGAGGCGCCGGAACATCGCCTGCCGGCGGCAAGGCGCAAGGCGATGACGGTGCGTTTTGCGATGGCGGCCGCGCAGCGGATCAATCGGCTCGTCGACCCGCAGGGGCACGAGTTTTAG